A region of Stigmatopora nigra isolate UIUO_SnigA chromosome 6, RoL_Snig_1.1, whole genome shotgun sequence DNA encodes the following proteins:
- the pvalb7 gene encoding parvalbumin-7, with protein sequence MCADRMVMTDLLKAEEIKKALDAFAAETFDPKKFFDLVGMTAMSAESVKQVFRVLDVDGSGFIEEEELKFVLKGFSQDGRDLTDDETRVFLKAADKDGDGKIGIDEFEAMVHE encoded by the exons ATGTGTG cTGACAGGATGGTGATGACGGACCTGTTGAAAGCAGAGGAGATCAAGAAAGCTCTTGATGCCTTTGCag CAGAGACATTTGACCCCAAAAAGTTCTTCGACTTGGTGGGAATGACGGCCATGTCGGCTGAGAGCGTCAAACAGGTCTTCCGGGTTTTGGATGTGGATGGAAGTGGTTTCATAGAAGAAGAGGAACTCAA gtttgtcCTGAAGGGCTTCTCCCAGGACGGCAGAGACTTGACAGACGACGAAACAAGAGTTTTCCTCAAAGCCGCCGACAAAGATGGCGACGGCAAGATCGGCATTGACG AGTTTGAAGCCATGGTGCATGAGTAG
- the baiap2l2b gene encoding BAR/IMD domain-containing adapter protein 2-like 2, with amino-acid sequence MSGTSSDQLHKSTLSVYSNLMEHFNPGLQKLVALGNSYVKAFQELAVCSESYFSAVAKMGDQAIHTLSSRSLGDVLIQISETQRRLTAEMEGVFRWFQVEVLQAMEKNVKLDEEYIDGSRRVYEMEVRNQAGALEKQLRRGAFRDSLESSDYMHYLKQSQQEILKEEERRYRFLAEKHCGLTQSLLFLVNKTGMSLQQKAEGWKEKVNESRSSGSRTPTNLDQEAQLRGSVSSLLQTVARDDDDMSWARREQLALGKVPSRAPSPLPSRSRSSSVGESLGLGGGRPMKALVSHPASSNPKLLPFNRGETLVVLVQEPRNGWLYGRTDSGLRQGWFPAAYVGPIEDFDRFDNNCSLLSDSVQSSGTNNSLDPGGFQIDQSETGNYGDVAPPATPNRRASADLRAISPVPEKKAEPVQTKTLPEVPPPPKSLNLQPGSVDPRSLSPVPDAQSLSPNGPPDNPLFPRGTNPFATVKLRPTKTDDRSAPRIL; translated from the exons ATGTCAGGAACCAGCAGTGACCAGCTGCACAAATCCACTTTATCTGTCTATTCT AATTTGATGGAACATTTCAACCCAGGCCTTCAGAAACTAGTTGCCTTAGGTAACAGTTATGTCAAAGCTTTCCAAG aattagCTGTTTGCAGTGAATCTTATTTCAGTGCTGTGGCCAAAATGGGTGACCAGGCCATTCACACACTATCTTCTCGCTCTCTTG GGGATGTCCTGATCCAGATATCTGAAACACAACGTAGACTCACTGCTGAGATGGAGGGAGTG TTCCGATGGTTCCAAGTGGAGGTGTTGCAAGCCATGGAGAAGAACGTCAAATTGGACGAGGAGTACATCGAC ggTAGTCGGCGAGTATACGAAATGGAAGTGAGGAACCAGGCAGGAGCTTTGGAGAAGCAGCTAAGACGAGGAGCCTTCAGAGATTCTTTG GAAAGCAGCGACTACATGCACTACTTGAAACAAAGCCAGCAGGAGATCCTAAAAGAAGAGGAAAGACGCTATCGTTTCTTAGCCGAAAAACACTGCGGTCTGACCCAGTCACTTCTCTTCCTGGTTAAcaag ACTGGCATGTCACTCCAGCAAAAAGCAGAGGGATGGAAGGAGAAAGTCAACGAAAGCAGAAGTTCTGGGTCACGAACGCCCACAAATTTGGACCAAGAAGCACAG CTACGAGGCTCCGTAAGCTCTCTACTACAAACAGTAGCCAGAGATGACGATGACATGTCGTGGGCTAGGAGGGAACAACTGGCTCTGGGCAAGGTTCCCTCACGAG CCCCATCACCCCTGCCGAGTCGCTCTCGCTCCAGCTCGGTCGGAGAATCCTTAGGTCTGGGTGGAGGCCGTCCCATGAAGGCCTTGGTTTCCCATCCCGCTTCATCCAACCCGAAGCTACTGCCTTTCAACCGAGGGGAGACGCTTGTCGTGTTAGTGCAGGAACCGCGAAACGGCTGGTTATACGGGCGCACCGACAGTGGGTTAAG GCAGGGCTGGTTCCCCGCCGCTTATGTGGGCCCGATTGAAGATTTCGACAGGTTTGACAACAATTGTTCACTTTTATC TGATTCTGTCCAAAGTAGCGGTACAAACAACTCGCTAGACCCCGGCGGCTTCCAAATCGACCAATCAGAGACCGGGAACTATGGCGACGTCGCTCCACCGGCTACGCCTAACCGCAGAGCATCCGCAGACTTGCGGGCAATATCGCCAGTCCCTGAAAAGAAAGCGGAACCTGTTCAAACAAAAACTTTACCAGAGGTACCGCCTCCACCCAAAAGTCTGAATCTCCAACCCGGATCTGTGGACCCGCGATCGCTTTCACCTGTTCCTGATGCGCAG AGTTTATCACCCAACGGCCCACCTGACAACCCCCTTTTCCCGAG AGGCACAAACCCATTTGCCACTGTGAAGCTCCGCCCCACCAAGACTGATGACAGATCCGCCCCTCGAATTCTATGA